The sequence below is a genomic window from Uranotaenia lowii strain MFRU-FL chromosome 2, ASM2978415v1, whole genome shotgun sequence.
TATGAAAATATCATTGAACTGCTTACTTTGGGTATGtagtgtttaaaattttaatttcgattttaaacacgtttgtaataatcgacataaTCATTCCAACGTCAAGCTGTTGTTATTTGTGTTTGCTTTAAAATAGTATACTTGGGTGGTAAATCGAATCTATAaaaatgtgggtgaatttaaggTTCTTGACAATAGATTAGTCtgatctgatttaaaaaaaatcattcatttaaGAGGGAATTATGGACAATCCTGATTGGGCAGCCTTTAGTGTTGTCTGAATagataatatttttatgaatatgaaaTAGTAAGCTTTGTCTTGAAATGTGTAAAAGGgactaaaatttttttctttaaaatatgaaatagaaAGGATTATCTGACCATagtgaaaattttgagcaacaAACTTAAAAAGTCTAAGttgtcaaatttcaaaatatttttcaaaaaggttattttttaataaatcaaaggCGTGAAGTTTGAATCAAtgagttattaattttttaaagaagataatttaatgaaattttttctatgaaatcttATTGAAATCAATATAAGCGATAACGActattaaactttcataaaaattaaataatttactTTAACTGGCTGTACACTATCAAATGGCTGAACACTAAACACTTGCTTtttcttcaagaaaaattttgagATTCCAACAGAGAAGaattatttgaactgaaatcgatcctttgtgtttagtaaattttgataaatacatCCAATGATGAAAATTGATTGTCATAAAACACATTCAGTTTAACAGAAATTACAATTAATCATTTAAGGcgataaaaattacattttcgaCTAAGTTTTAAATATCGCCAAATTCACAGTTTCGTCAttttcacggtgaaattttttttgagtgcGATAAAATCGTATATCAAATCGTGGTGTCAGAATTTGTATCAGACTTAGAATTTTGTTCCGAGACCATTTTCGATTTTCTTAAatcaaaagcaacaaaaattggtgcatttttatcacttttcttTATCTAAGACTTCTAGTACATCTTCAAACATATATGTATGTTGAACACATTCAAAGGAGCTCCACTTGATTCCAATGAGATAAGCTcaagaaacgaaaaatttcaaattcacatCACGCCTCGTTTGCATTCGTTTGAAGCAATACATTGTTTCCGAAATGCTGCAGGGATATAGAGATTTAGTTATCGTTTTCCAATCCCACCATATAAACCCAGAAAAGGCTAACAGCTTCGATTATTCAGATTGCTTTTCCATCAATTCCTAATCTTCTGCTATCGTCTTCTACGTATCGATCTACAGATTTTGCTGCTTGTTTCAATTTTGGCCGTGAACGTGATCCGATGCCAGTCGCTGCCATCCCAAGACCGAAATCAAGAGCAACTTGACCAGCAACAAAGAGATGCAACAACGGGGGACCACGAAGTGGCCGGAAGTCAACAAAACGTGCGATTGTTCCAACCAGCAGAGGTCATCGGGGCAGCAGCATCGGTAACACCAACCGAAACCGGAAGCCGACCCGAGAGTGGCCGGTCTCTGAGGAGCAGCTACTATACGGGTGCCACCAACGAACGACGTGAGTACGATTTCAATTGGTCTTAACAGCAGCtgcattgttttgttttattttccaacCCTAGATGTTTGTGAAGGTTCAAACAACAGGTTGAAAAGACacagttcaaattttcaaacttattgaaaaattattctacGGCTtcgttttcatttcttttccCAGCCAGAAAATGGTTTCTCGTCAAAGTGTCGGTTCTGTATGaactttatcaaagttttttccCCCATTTTCACTTCCAAAAGCTTCTCCCCAAGccaaattaaaattcaacatCCAAAATCGAATGCCATCTGAACAACTAAGCAATTTCAGTTAGTTTTGTGCCAATGATGATGGAAAACTGGTCACATTCTCcaacaagtttgaaaaattgctttCAACATTGACCAGCATATgtttttctttcagttttcaCTCACAGTTTGTTCAATAAGCCTTACTACGGCAACGCCGGCTATCCGGGCTTTTACGGGGGAGCAGGAGGATATCCTACTGGAGGTTATTTCCCACAGGCGGGTGGATATTATCCGGTAAGTTGAGATATACAAATTTATTAGTTTcttttcagaaataaaattttcaaaataattgagtGAATTATCATTTAaagtttactatttttttttaaatggttattaacttgttacttttttcataagatagattaaaagctaaaattttataaaccaaTCACAGTCGATACTCTACATCAttagaaattaataataataccaAAGATAAAGACTCCTGCCATTTATGATTTCTATTTTCTcacttaaaacttgaaaaaaaaaaataagttgaataATCATTCATTTTACGGGAAATacccttttttgtcgaccggttttgggctcgatgttgcccatgtACTGGGCGATGTCTGACCATCGGGCAGTCTTTTGTTAAATCTGTATGATCTTtcataaatctgaattttgtgtTACAAgtagaatacaaaattttgcctAAAATCATATGAAACTAATGTGATTTCGGCAATCTCACTGTGAAGTTATaatgataaatataataattttcatgGGGACGATGATAGATTTTTAACAAAGGTAAAAATTTAGGGCACAGAGGTATCTTTGTTAGTTACAATGTTGacaatgttgaaaatgttgaaaatgttgctgAATCTATTGCGGATTAAATTCTGTGCATTTTCTGTAATTACTACTGGTATTATTAGAAAACTTTTCCTGAATcttatatattttgaaaaaataccggTTTCATCGgttttctcaattaaaaataccaaaaacagGAATTCAAAAACCGGTAAAACAGACCAACctattcatatttcatattcatgGAATGGCGGATGCAATTAACACAAAAAGTGAATTTGAGGAACATTTCGTGGCTTTATTTTCATAGAAGGCTGTTTGAGGCcctatttttatcttttataccgagtgatgtaaaaatgtGAATAATATATCACAAAAAGACTATGGAACAATTCGATAACTTTCATGTTTACAGAATGCTATTTGGAACTTTCATGCTCGCATCCGAAAACAACCGGTACCAATTCTCTTTGAAACCTTTGTTCAGCTAAATGCGAACTAATGAGGCATACGTCTAAGTGGATATTGGACTTTTGGTTGCCTGGTATGAAGCCCAGTTTTCCATCGTCGCATCGACCTTTAGGCTCAGTTTATGTTCAGAATAGCAATCGTTTCTGTGAACTGTCAATGGAGCATTGTTGGTAATGATCTACATATTTCACATTTCTGGTGGCCAGCAAGAGGATAATCGGAACGGTCAAAAGTTGGTACGGCAGCCAGGATTCAGAGCACCGCAGTGAGAACTTTACTTGCATTAAACTCACATTCGTGAAAGTTCTCAACAGAAATCATATTATGTTGACCTCTGAGTAAGTTAGACagtaaaatattcaaatggTGATCTATGATGTACGTAAATGATTGgcagaaattttgaagaaatatgtCAACCAGTCTTAGGTGGCAATGTCGGGTATATTTACTCTATAAGGTTCCCAAATGTTTGTCGcgtttcacttaaaaaaatcattgatttaatGATTTAACTTATTAAATCTGGGacgaatttatgatttttttggtttaattcaAACGAAAGTCGTTCAAATGTGCAAAAATAGGATCATCATTTTCACACGTTAAGCGAATAATGCCTTTGATGGtgtgaaaaacagttttaacaccagaaacaacaattaaaaatcGATAGCTCATGACATAGAGCATTTGtcgaaaatttgcttaaaagtctgtcgaaattctaaattttttactatttcataagCTTCGGAATCTCAAATTCTTGATACTTTGAAACAAGAGTAGGCCGTcgtcaaaaaatcaaacatatgaGGCCCATTGAGACAAAGATGTATGTATAAGTGcaaaattgattcatttttagaCAATAATGTTCAATCTCCGCCTGATTGTTACTCAAACACTCAAAATTTGCTAAGctaataatgaaataaattacgaATCAAATCACCAAAAGCTTTTTAGCGAAAGAGATTTGGTTGTAAGTTTCTCAAATAGATAAATGttcttaaattataaaattcttcATATACTATTTTTAATCTTTGTTGAGATAAATTATCaacttaaaaacattaaataatACACATTCTGAATTTCACGATCGCAGGCGTgactcagtagaacaagttccacatcgccaatggctcctattccgtgattgaccgaggtcatcaattttgttcaaaagtcaaaagagtGGTGTCTGGGTTTGTCAGCAAATTCACAATGCTCAAaattgatgctctctctttgaacatcaataacggcgtcGGCCACGTCCTATATAGTAATCAAATGATGGATTTAAAAAGACAGAAAGGATGAAAGAATGATGTTGGGCTCTaagaccgaggttacctctgcatccttgcaAATAAATTGGTTGGAGTAATGGGCGAAATGGATTTGATCAGGATATACTTTTGACTAGTTTAATGatgttaaaatgaatttaagttgtaaaatcaaattttcctatttttccTTATGAAACTTGAAAGATGCAAAATAATTGTACGATGGTTCTATCATGTCAAGTGTTAAAGTAGTTACCCTAAGACAATCAGACAGAGTCTGATAAAAACAATTGCAAAGGTAAAATTAGAAtgcaattgatatttttttttctaacattaacctttaacattgaaataaaaaaatagaatcctataagttattattttttcacatacaacttttcttatttttaattttttaatgacaaacttttgaaaagttcttttaTTTCAACCTTTTTTAAACTGTAGAATATTACTAATTCTGATCTTATGATGAAAGTTCAAGCCAAATTTATGTTTTggctgattttaatttttttaaatacatatagGTACACGTTGATATGCAATCATTCCGTTCAAAAACTATCATAAaccttattttatttaatctaaAATCATTTGGAAAAGTATTCAATCAGGGACATAATTAAAATCACATACATAACtagttgaattgcaaatcgcTCAATATGGAACTTAACCATAACGTTGTGACCAATGAAACAACGTGAGAGTTGCTCATTAATCctctgaaaaaattgtttttgtaccGTAGTCTGATAATGCTTGAGTCGAATATTAACTTTCatgaataaaatgataattgaAGAAAACTTAGCTGTGTACTTCCATTTTTCAATGATGATCCTTCCAGGAAATCCACCGTATTGAAGATAACAGGTCTCTGCCCTTGGACATCCAAGTATAAGACTGTTCCTTCTTTCAATAGCGCTTtacatttgattttatttcgaaaatgaaaataacaacttattatttttgtttatgtttccaTTACAATATTAGCTTATTAAGTTTTTTCACAATCGATTAATCTGATTGTGGTTAGCTTAATTAAACTAAGTCAGTTTTTCTTCCaagagcagggaaaagcccaaGGGAGTTGAATTTAATGTGATAACGTCAATTTAATGTGATTTCGTCAGATTgagcatttttcatagtttaaaatttaaattgattgaaaacataTATGAGTACATCTTAATTTGAACGTCATTTTTTATACACTTCAATCAATAAACACAGGTTGTTAGAAATGTTGACTTTTTCCCGTCAGTACGTGGTGCTGATGTTTGTAGAAAGAATGTCAATTGGAATTTCTAGGAAAAACGTTAAGAGTTGGATATCTTTATATCTACAATTTTTGCTTATACTCATTTGGCTCAAACGGCCTcatatgtatgggagagtggggaatcatgggccacttttttccgttgttccataacttcttaactattaaagataaaatgaaaataaaaaatggtatggttttctacattttcaaggtatcataaggtatttttttaaaatttttaataagttattttccccaaattcggactgtttgaaaaaaagcaatatttttcggaatttaaaaaatggtggggaatcgtgggccaccaaatccaaattgaccaaataacatgcaaagtttatgagttgacccaaaactgtgatttcctaattcatttcgtcattttaaagcaatttcagataatgaaataaaaaagagagctgtgtatgatcgcatagattccaaaacctggctcgcgaacgttttggcaaaatttcttacataggatggacaaaatatttttcataactcttcattaggaataagaaaactttacaattatttaaagttctgaatgtgtataaaaacataaaaatataggtgattcaagatgtgtggcccacgattccccacaagctatgatttgcaaattggttgcgtttgtgtgacttattgatgtttcatcaaaaattccttttccatgtgaaagatcatgacaaaactaagatcatcagcgtatgagcatatttttgttttgctctttaggttccccatcgatgaagttagcgggtgtttttttaattatgtaggtaaatttttctaactttttttagcttgataaataaaagaagcatatgatgcgtatttctgTCAACATCATATAGGATTATATGCTCAcccaaagcgacgacgatgacagttggtttgagatttttatctcaacacacatctgagatattaaaagtggcccacatttccccatggcccacgataccccactctcccctatgtttatttgaaaattttttttcactcgatTCAACGATTTCtcgtattttaaaaagaaaacgttaattTCAAGATACAGAGCATTCTAGACGAgagctttaaaaaaactatcGGATTATATAGGTGGGAATTTTTTTATTAGCTGATGATTTTTGCCGGGGGTGTTAAGatctaaaatttagaaattaattcatttttacgacttaaaagcacattttttcagatttcttatccggtttttttttcgagtttgattcgatttgatttttttgtaaataaaatgaaaccatattttaaaaatatataactgtatattttcaacggaaatcataaaatcacATCAAAACATATTGAAGCTTTATCAGATTTccaattgaaatattaaaaaataatcaaataatgaCCTAATAATATCAGATTTccaattaaaaaactttcatccGAAAACACCAAAGTGAGCCAACAACTCCTTTAAGAataatgaaagaaataatgacaaaaaactactttttgcctagaaaacaaacaatgatgGAGGAAAATGATGTTATttcaaaagttgtttgattaaaatcttaaaCCATAAAAAGCCAAAAGTTATTATCCAAAAACATCTTCCTGGTCGATAACAAAAATCTaaccttcatttttattttattttaaaaaaatctgaccgAATCTAGCTTGAAGAATAACAATGTTTCAAATCTGAACAATGACATGTGTTTTAAAGACgttaaaaattccaattttaaattttaaatcttggGAAGGATCTGATGACCCCTgccgcaaattgtcagataataaaaaaaaatccctatgtgtatgtttaaaaaaaatgactttttgcttacacttgttttttttatgtcttttggGTCGCCAAACGtcaatgtaaaatttaagatgATTTAGTTGATTCCAAAATCAGAGCAACAcgattcaattttgtatggaactTTATATGGAAGACGAAATTTTTGCGTactaaatcatccagaaaattcaaattagctTGAAATGTAgattttcttcaattatttgtttgtttattcttaATTATCATTTTTTGGAAACATTATAAGAAGCTTAGACTTTCATGAAAACAGTTAtgaccatttcaaaataaaagatttgaattcaaTGAGATTCAAAATGTTAGGTTTTAATGGCTAAGGCTTtcacaaatttgaagaaatgcgtTTATCAagatcaaataattcaaaaaatcattggttATGCGAAGTAGTTTTTTTGCGATAATATATTTTATAATATGGTTAAATAGCTTTAACATGAGTAATCAAAacgctaaattaaaaaaaaactatattttgaaaaaagataacaTTATATCGAACATCTTCTCTGGGATAAAACCCTGGGTCCTTAAAAGGCCCGTTTTGGtgcaaaactcatccataattttttgcagaattttttaggaacgtttacatgagtaaatttgaacatttaggtttgtatggggaaATTGATTAACTTGTACTGAaatatcaacatcatttttatttctcttgtggaaccgagccagttgaaggtttttgtaccaatttatgAATTAAAGGAAATTTCCCGTTGAACAACACTGTTGAACaccttaacttcgtatcttaatagacaaaaaagttattagctgtttaacaggggtatgtcttttgaaattgataaatcataaattaaattgacCCCATTGCTGGGTGCCTAACGAGGTATTCATGACTACTTTACATGCAAAACTTCGCAGGGCACAAGCAGttttgtcaattgaattcatttttaatcaatgtcaaaagacatacccctgttgaacagctaataattttttttgtctaaaaagatacgaagttatggtcttgGACAAATTTCCTTGagtgaatttataaattagcactATTAGCAGGCTGGGTTCCACAGAAAAACaataatgatgttgatttttcagtacaaaatattcaattttcccatacaaatctagaagttcaaatttactcatgcaaacgttccttaaaaattctgcaaaaaaatatggaaaacgaAGCTATTTGAATCCgagagtttgagaaattaaaaaatgaccccaaatcgactcatttTATTGTGCATGCAGTTATACTTTTGATATTCAGAATAAAAACTTAAGTTTTCAAAAGCAA
It includes:
- the LOC129746847 gene encoding uncharacterized protein LOC129746847 isoform X2, coding for MECLWKILLLVSILAVNVIRCQSLPSQDRNQEQLDQQQRDATTGDHEVAGSQQNVRLFQPAEVIGAAASVTPTETGSRPESGRSLRSSYYTGATNERLFTHSLFNKPYYGNAGYPGFYGGAGGYPTGGYFPQAGGYYPQQGGYPGQYYPGTNSLGGGFGGYGGGYPGYGGYGGFGG
- the LOC129746847 gene encoding uncharacterized protein LOC129746847 isoform X1, translated to MECLWKILLLVSILAVNVIRCQSLPSQDRNQEQLDQQQRDATTGDHEVAGSQQNVRLFQPAEVIGAAASVTPTETGSRPESGRSLRSSYYTGATNERLFTHSLFNKPYYGNAGYPGFYGGAGGYPTGGYFPQAGGYYPQQGGYPGQYYPGTNSLGGGFGGYGGGYPGYGGYGGFGGNGGLQSYLGYTGGNYYGSRNLGFGYYSGTNPIGLTSSSLVSGYRGYN